Proteins encoded within one genomic window of Microbacterium sp. zg-B185:
- a CDS encoding sugar ABC transporter permease: MSSVRDDLGPAVSAVEGERILAPQPARAPGAKRARRAGGFTPYALLVPSLVVLAAITGWPLIQLLIMSFQEFGRAQIFGAAPEFVGLGNYADVLTDPEFWQVLARSVLLAAVCVIVTMILGILVALLMKRLGAALRTMVSVGLLLAWAMPPLSATIVWGWIFDTQYGVLNNVLSQWFGLPFAGHSWLIEPLSFFFVATIIIVWGAVPFVAFTVYAGLTQVPDEVLEAAQLDGTGAFTRFRFVVVPFIRPILAIVTILQVIWDLRVFTQIYALQSIGGLAEQTNTLGVYIYRVSLGSGDFGAGGAISVIVVLMLAVVSVFYVRRTVKEDAL, from the coding sequence ATGTCCAGCGTCCGCGACGATCTCGGCCCCGCGGTGAGCGCGGTCGAGGGTGAGCGGATCCTGGCGCCCCAGCCTGCCCGGGCACCCGGAGCCAAGCGAGCCCGCCGGGCGGGCGGATTCACCCCGTACGCGCTGCTGGTGCCCTCCCTGGTCGTCCTGGCTGCGATCACCGGCTGGCCGCTGATCCAGCTGCTCATCATGTCGTTCCAGGAATTCGGCCGCGCGCAGATCTTCGGGGCGGCGCCGGAGTTCGTCGGTCTGGGCAACTACGCCGACGTGCTGACCGATCCGGAGTTCTGGCAGGTCCTGGCCCGGTCGGTCCTCCTCGCGGCCGTATGCGTGATCGTGACGATGATCCTCGGAATCCTGGTCGCACTGCTCATGAAGCGACTCGGCGCGGCGCTGCGCACGATGGTCTCGGTCGGGCTGTTGCTGGCCTGGGCGATGCCGCCGCTGTCGGCGACGATCGTGTGGGGCTGGATCTTCGACACGCAGTACGGCGTCCTCAACAACGTCCTGAGCCAATGGTTCGGACTGCCGTTCGCAGGACACTCGTGGCTCATCGAACCGCTCAGCTTCTTCTTCGTCGCGACGATCATCATCGTCTGGGGCGCGGTGCCGTTCGTCGCCTTCACCGTCTACGCCGGGCTGACGCAGGTCCCCGACGAGGTGCTCGAGGCCGCCCAGCTGGACGGCACCGGGGCGTTCACACGCTTCCGATTCGTCGTCGTCCCGTTCATCCGCCCGATTCTCGCAATCGTCACGATCCTTCAGGTCATCTGGGACCTGCGCGTGTTCACCCAGATCTATGCGCTGCAGTCGATCGGCGGCCTCGCCGAGCAGACGAACACGCTGGGCGTGTACATCTACCGGGTCTCGCTCGGATCCGGCGATTTCGGGGCCGGTGGCGCGATCTCGGTCATCGTCGTCCTGATGCTCGCTGTCGTGTCCGTCTTCTACGTCCGCCGAACCGTCAAGGAGGACGCACTGTGA
- a CDS encoding extracellular solute-binding protein, which yields MNKKLGALGLLGAAAVVLAGCAGGSGTSPSDSADAEIRVWLVGADTPQVARDYLTETFEEENPGSTLVIEEQTWEGLVDRLTTSLSSSDSPDLVEFGNTQAPAFTSVGALLDISDEFDALGGDDLLPGFVEAGSFDGKFYAPPLYSGARVVFADPAFVAAAPANLEDFVAQAKDLAATNPGKSGFAFAGQDWYNALPFIWENGGEIAVADGDTWDAQLSSDESVAGLLQVQDLMTTASLAPKDGDNAEPWTPYCEGQSIQFSAPNWAFGLASECETATPPAAPMVYALPGMDGGAAQVFAGGSNIGISAKSAHPDLAKKALAIILSEEFQTIYGENGLIPARKSLASTLGDTPQAQAFTEAAGNAKLTPASPNWAEVEASRVLEDFFVKIAQGGDVPALAADVDTKIEDILNG from the coding sequence ATGAACAAGAAGCTCGGAGCCCTCGGGCTCCTCGGCGCGGCCGCCGTCGTGCTCGCGGGCTGCGCGGGAGGTTCGGGCACGTCGCCGTCGGATTCGGCGGATGCCGAAATCCGGGTCTGGCTCGTCGGCGCGGACACGCCGCAGGTAGCGCGGGACTACCTCACCGAGACGTTCGAGGAGGAGAACCCCGGATCGACCCTGGTCATCGAAGAGCAGACGTGGGAGGGACTCGTCGACCGCCTCACCACGAGCCTGTCCAGCTCGGACAGCCCCGACCTCGTCGAATTCGGCAACACGCAGGCGCCGGCCTTCACCTCGGTCGGCGCGCTGCTGGACATCTCTGACGAATTCGACGCGCTGGGAGGCGACGACCTGCTTCCCGGCTTCGTGGAAGCCGGTTCCTTCGACGGCAAGTTCTACGCCCCGCCGCTGTACTCGGGCGCACGGGTCGTCTTCGCCGATCCTGCCTTCGTCGCCGCGGCCCCGGCGAACCTCGAGGATTTCGTGGCGCAGGCCAAGGACCTCGCCGCGACGAACCCGGGCAAGTCGGGCTTCGCCTTCGCCGGGCAGGACTGGTACAACGCGCTCCCGTTCATCTGGGAGAACGGAGGCGAGATCGCCGTCGCGGACGGCGACACCTGGGACGCGCAGCTGAGCTCCGACGAGTCCGTCGCCGGGCTGCTGCAGGTGCAGGACCTCATGACCACTGCCTCGCTGGCGCCCAAGGACGGCGACAACGCCGAGCCGTGGACCCCCTACTGCGAAGGCCAGTCGATCCAGTTCTCCGCCCCCAACTGGGCGTTCGGTCTGGCCAGCGAGTGCGAGACGGCAACCCCGCCCGCAGCGCCCATGGTCTATGCACTGCCCGGCATGGACGGGGGCGCCGCCCAGGTGTTCGCCGGCGGTTCCAACATCGGCATCTCGGCGAAATCCGCGCACCCGGACCTGGCCAAGAAGGCACTGGCGATCATCCTCAGCGAGGAGTTCCAGACGATCTACGGCGAGAACGGGCTGATTCCGGCCAGAAAGTCGCTGGCCTCCACCCTGGGGGACACCCCGCAGGCGCAGGCCTTCACGGAAGCCGCCGGGAATGCCAAGCTGACCCCGGCGTCGCCCAACTGGGCGGAGGTCGAGGCCTCGCGCGTCCTGGAGGACTTCTTCGTGAAGATCGCGCAGGGCGGTGACGTCCCGGCCTTGGCCGCCGACGTGGACACGAAGATCGAAGACATCCTCAACGGCTGA
- a CDS encoding ROK family transcriptional regulator: MPHEAQPGAPALVSPSVTEGGRTFRPGRALRQGRKVLPEHARGHNRSLLLQTLFHQGAMSRADLSRETGLTRVTISDLISDLISDGFVAEMGVREASGPGKPAILVDLDRAGHRIVGIDLSGSEVFTGAVLTLDGDIVARREVRAVTDGDVVGTVVRLAKDLVGDAHAPVLGIGVGTPGIVNEEGVILTAPNLRWAGFDLKNALQDAVGLPVLVANDANAAVLAEYTFGGAGDDVLLVKVGRGVGSGLLASGQPMRGAHSAAGEIGHVTIGTDGGPVCACGKVGCLEAWLAVPALSARLAEAEDDLARVGILRDAGERLGIALAPIVGVLDVSEIVLSGPAELLDGPLAEATADTLRARTLAEFHDGVRVRMTEQGQDIVLRGAAVMVLSGQLGVS; this comes from the coding sequence ATGCCACACGAAGCCCAGCCCGGCGCCCCTGCCCTCGTCTCGCCGTCCGTGACAGAGGGTGGGCGCACGTTCCGCCCCGGCCGAGCGCTGCGGCAGGGAAGGAAGGTCCTGCCTGAGCACGCCCGCGGCCACAACCGTTCCCTCCTGCTGCAGACACTCTTCCACCAGGGCGCGATGAGCCGTGCCGACCTCTCTCGCGAGACCGGCCTGACGCGCGTGACGATCTCCGACCTCATCTCCGACCTCATCTCGGACGGCTTCGTCGCCGAAATGGGCGTCCGCGAAGCATCCGGTCCGGGCAAACCGGCCATCCTGGTCGACCTCGACCGCGCCGGCCACCGCATCGTGGGCATCGACCTGTCCGGCAGCGAGGTCTTCACCGGCGCTGTCCTGACCCTTGACGGCGACATCGTGGCGCGTCGGGAAGTGCGGGCCGTGACCGACGGCGACGTGGTCGGCACGGTCGTCCGACTGGCGAAGGACCTGGTCGGCGACGCGCATGCGCCGGTCTTGGGCATCGGGGTGGGCACGCCGGGAATCGTGAACGAGGAGGGCGTCATCCTCACCGCACCCAACCTGCGCTGGGCGGGCTTCGATCTGAAGAACGCATTGCAGGATGCCGTCGGACTGCCCGTACTGGTGGCCAACGATGCGAACGCGGCCGTTCTGGCGGAGTACACCTTCGGCGGAGCGGGGGACGACGTCCTGCTGGTCAAGGTGGGCCGCGGCGTGGGCTCCGGGCTGCTGGCCTCGGGTCAGCCGATGCGCGGTGCGCACTCCGCTGCCGGTGAGATCGGACACGTGACCATCGGCACCGATGGGGGACCGGTGTGCGCGTGCGGCAAGGTGGGGTGCCTCGAGGCCTGGCTCGCCGTCCCCGCGCTGTCCGCGCGACTGGCCGAGGCGGAGGATGACCTCGCGCGCGTCGGCATTCTGCGCGATGCGGGCGAGCGGCTCGGAATCGCGCTGGCACCGATCGTCGGTGTGCTGGACGTGTCCGAGATCGTCCTGTCCGGCCCCGCTGAACTGCTCGACGGCCCACTGGCCGAAGCGACCGCCGACACACTCCGCGCCCGCACGCTCGCCGAGTTCCACGACGGGGTGCGAGTCCGGATGACGGAGCAGGGGCAGGACATCGTCCTGCGCGGCGCCGCCGTCATGGTCCTGTCCGGGCAGCTCGGGGTGTCATAG
- a CDS encoding L,D-transpeptidase yields the protein MTDLATRPGAEGAPHDGAATEVISADGDGDAPNYAWAPADPAPRKRRRGLWIGIPAGIAVVGLVATSLVLIAPGTSVAGVPVGWLTPGAAADAIEGRLAQTTIVLTGAGGDAEITGAELGASVDARALADAAFAQNPMWNPTTWFSTPVDAPVRLDADAATAALRAAAPDLYTDPVDATIAFDAASASYVTVPSELGTGIDVDAVRTTLAEAFAAGQTVVELDAEAAPVEAERPTFVAAATVNTLNSMLDSVGFYVGAERTVPIDRAVAASWITVEPTTRGTFAISADPAAIQPVVDGLAPLVNRPAQNGVVITDSRGEVLREDAAGIPGRELGDTSTVASDFATQLTSGNAAFTLPVTEVAPVITTLARRIEVNLSEQRTYLFENGNVVQSWAISSGLPGNDTDTGHFRISSKLTSQDMGELCYNPNSQNPDAYCTRNVPWVMYYNGDEALHGAYWHSNFGNVMSHGCVNMPVSAAQYVFGWAPMGTEVSVHY from the coding sequence ATGACCGATCTGGCCACCAGGCCCGGCGCCGAGGGGGCACCGCACGACGGCGCCGCGACGGAAGTCATCTCCGCGGACGGCGACGGTGATGCACCCAACTACGCGTGGGCACCGGCCGATCCGGCGCCGCGCAAACGCCGGCGCGGCCTGTGGATCGGCATCCCTGCCGGCATCGCCGTGGTGGGGCTGGTCGCCACCTCGCTGGTTCTGATCGCGCCCGGCACATCGGTGGCCGGGGTGCCCGTCGGCTGGCTCACTCCGGGCGCTGCTGCGGATGCGATCGAGGGACGTCTGGCGCAGACAACGATCGTGCTGACCGGCGCGGGCGGAGACGCCGAGATCACCGGCGCCGAACTCGGCGCATCGGTGGACGCGCGCGCTCTGGCCGACGCCGCCTTCGCACAGAACCCGATGTGGAACCCGACGACCTGGTTCTCGACGCCCGTCGACGCGCCGGTCCGGCTCGACGCGGATGCCGCGACAGCCGCACTCCGGGCCGCTGCGCCCGACCTCTACACCGATCCGGTCGATGCCACGATCGCCTTCGACGCGGCATCGGCAAGCTATGTGACGGTGCCGTCCGAACTGGGCACCGGTATCGACGTGGACGCGGTCCGCACGACGCTGGCCGAGGCGTTCGCCGCCGGTCAGACGGTCGTCGAACTCGATGCCGAGGCGGCGCCGGTCGAGGCGGAGCGTCCCACGTTCGTCGCCGCGGCGACCGTGAACACGCTCAACTCCATGCTCGACAGCGTCGGCTTCTACGTCGGTGCAGAGCGCACGGTGCCGATCGATCGCGCGGTCGCGGCATCCTGGATCACCGTGGAGCCGACCACCCGGGGAACGTTCGCGATCTCGGCCGATCCGGCCGCGATCCAGCCCGTCGTCGACGGCCTTGCGCCCCTGGTGAACCGCCCCGCTCAGAACGGCGTCGTGATCACAGACTCCCGCGGCGAAGTCCTGCGCGAGGACGCCGCGGGCATCCCGGGTCGCGAGCTCGGCGACACCTCGACGGTGGCCTCGGATTTCGCCACGCAGCTGACGTCGGGCAACGCGGCCTTCACGCTGCCGGTCACCGAGGTGGCTCCCGTGATCACCACGCTGGCCCGGCGCATCGAGGTCAATCTCAGCGAGCAGCGCACCTACCTGTTCGAAAACGGCAACGTCGTCCAGTCGTGGGCGATCTCCTCGGGCCTGCCGGGCAACGACACCGACACCGGGCACTTCCGCATAAGCTCCAAGCTCACGTCGCAGGACATGGGCGAGCTCTGCTACAACCCGAACTCGCAGAACCCGGATGCCTACTGCACCCGCAACGTGCCGTGGGTCATGTACTACAACGGCGATGAGGCGCTGCACGGTGCGTACTGGCACAGCAACTTCGGCAACGTGATGAGCCACGGCTGCGTCAACATGCCGGTCAGCGCTGCCCAGTACGTCTTCGGCTGGGCGCCGATGGGCACCGAGGTCTCCGTTCACTATTGA
- a CDS encoding NADP-dependent isocitrate dehydrogenase: MTDSTIFYTHTDEAPALATASFLPIVKAVTSQAGVDVETRDISLAGRVLAAFPQQLTPEQQVGDALAELGGLATLPEANIIKLPNISASIPQLKAAIAELQSQGFDIPDYPDEPQTLEEKDVRARYDRIKGSAVNPVLREGNSDRRAPLSVKNYARKHPHRNKPFAAGSKTRVVTMGHDDFKSNEQSVVISADDVLTIQHVAEDGTVTPLKTGLKVLPGEIIDATFLSAAALDSFLADTLAAAKADDVLYSVHLKATMMKVSDPIIFGHVVRAYFADVFARYGDAIAEAGLTANDGLAAILAGLPSVAGGDEIAAAIAADLARGPRLSYTNSDKGITNLHVPSDVIVDASMPALIRNGGKLWGADGGEADTLAVIPDSSYASVYQTTIEDVIARGPLDPATIGSVPNVGLMAQAAEEYGSHDKTFEIAAPGVVQVLDGAGDVLIEQAVQPGDIWRATQTKDVAIRDWVKLAVTRARATGAPAVFWLDETRSHDAALIAKVNTYLADHDTDGLTIEILAPAAATQYSLDRLREGLDTISVTGNVLRDYLTDLFPILEVGTSAKMLSIVPLLAGGGLFETGAGGSAPKHVQQLLEENYLRWDSLGEFFALAASLEHLATFTGNVKAQVLADTLDAATGAFLENDKSPGRALGTIDNRGSHFYLALYWAQQLAQQQADPELSALFAPVAEALAANEEQIVAELLAVQGSPVDIGGYYRPDAQLVEAVMRPSKTLNTIVDSIG, from the coding sequence GCGGGTGCTGGCCGCGTTCCCCCAGCAGCTCACGCCGGAGCAGCAGGTCGGTGACGCGCTCGCCGAGTTGGGCGGCCTGGCAACGCTGCCCGAGGCCAACATCATCAAGCTCCCCAACATCTCGGCGTCGATCCCCCAGCTGAAGGCCGCGATCGCGGAGCTGCAGAGCCAGGGCTTCGATATCCCGGACTATCCGGATGAGCCGCAGACGCTCGAGGAGAAGGATGTCCGGGCGCGCTACGACCGCATCAAAGGATCGGCCGTCAACCCGGTGTTGCGCGAGGGCAACAGCGACCGGCGCGCCCCGCTGTCGGTGAAGAACTATGCGCGCAAGCACCCGCACCGCAACAAGCCGTTCGCGGCGGGCTCCAAGACGCGCGTGGTGACGATGGGCCACGACGACTTCAAGTCCAACGAGCAGTCCGTCGTGATCTCCGCCGACGATGTCCTCACGATCCAGCACGTCGCCGAAGACGGCACTGTCACCCCGCTCAAGACCGGCCTGAAGGTGCTGCCCGGCGAGATCATCGACGCGACCTTCCTGTCCGCAGCGGCGCTGGATTCCTTCCTGGCCGACACGCTGGCCGCCGCGAAGGCGGATGACGTGCTGTACTCCGTCCACCTCAAGGCCACGATGATGAAGGTCAGCGATCCGATCATCTTCGGCCACGTCGTGCGCGCCTACTTCGCGGATGTGTTCGCACGGTACGGCGATGCCATCGCCGAGGCCGGCCTGACCGCGAACGACGGCCTCGCCGCCATCCTCGCGGGACTGCCGTCCGTGGCGGGCGGAGACGAGATCGCCGCGGCCATCGCCGCCGATCTGGCACGCGGTCCTCGACTGTCGTACACCAACTCCGACAAGGGCATCACGAACCTGCACGTCCCCTCGGACGTCATCGTGGATGCCTCGATGCCTGCCCTGATCCGCAACGGCGGCAAGCTCTGGGGCGCCGACGGGGGAGAGGCGGACACCCTCGCAGTGATCCCGGATTCGTCGTACGCGAGCGTCTACCAGACCACGATCGAGGACGTCATCGCCCGGGGTCCGCTGGATCCGGCGACGATCGGATCGGTGCCGAACGTCGGCCTCATGGCGCAGGCGGCCGAGGAATACGGCAGCCACGACAAGACGTTCGAGATCGCCGCTCCGGGCGTCGTGCAGGTGCTGGACGGCGCCGGAGACGTGCTCATCGAGCAGGCGGTGCAGCCGGGCGACATCTGGCGCGCGACGCAGACCAAGGACGTCGCGATCCGCGACTGGGTCAAACTCGCCGTCACCCGCGCCCGGGCCACCGGCGCGCCCGCCGTGTTCTGGCTGGACGAGACGCGGTCGCACGACGCCGCATTGATCGCCAAGGTGAACACGTACCTGGCCGACCACGACACCGACGGGCTGACGATCGAGATCCTCGCGCCGGCGGCCGCGACCCAGTACTCCCTGGACCGCCTGCGGGAGGGCCTGGACACGATCTCGGTCACCGGCAACGTGCTGCGCGATTACCTCACCGATCTGTTCCCGATCCTCGAGGTCGGCACGAGCGCCAAGATGCTCTCGATCGTGCCGCTGCTGGCCGGCGGTGGGCTGTTCGAGACCGGCGCGGGAGGATCCGCGCCGAAGCACGTGCAGCAGCTGCTGGAGGAGAACTACCTGCGCTGGGACTCGCTGGGCGAGTTCTTCGCGCTCGCCGCCTCGCTCGAGCACCTGGCGACGTTCACCGGGAACGTCAAAGCCCAGGTGCTGGCCGACACGCTGGATGCCGCGACGGGCGCATTCCTGGAGAACGACAAGTCTCCGGGGCGCGCGCTCGGCACCATCGACAACCGGGGCAGCCACTTCTACCTCGCGCTGTACTGGGCTCAGCAGCTCGCGCAGCAGCAGGCGGATCCGGAGCTGTCAGCCCTCTTCGCACCCGTCGCCGAGGCGCTGGCCGCCAATGAGGAGCAGATCGTCGCCGAGCTCCTCGCCGTGCAGGGATCGCCCGTCGACATCGGCGGCTACTACCGGCCGGACGCGCAGCTGGTCGAAGCCGTCATGCGCCCGTCCAAGACGCTGAACACGATCGTCGACTCGATCGGCTGA